One Syntrophaceae bacterium DNA window includes the following coding sequences:
- a CDS encoding ATP synthase subunit I has protein sequence MGNGLLAFLAGIALGALFFGGLWETVRRLPGAGNPLRRMTLSFLLRLTAALAAFAVMARGGWVTLAAAVAGFILAREILVRKLGHTSYGILGGTHGNRSH, from the coding sequence GTGGGAAACGGGCTGCTTGCCTTTCTGGCCGGAATCGCCCTCGGGGCCCTGTTCTTCGGGGGGCTCTGGGAGACGGTCCGGCGCCTGCCAGGCGCGGGAAACCCGTTGCGCAGGATGACCCTGAGCTTTCTCCTGCGGCTCACCGCAGCCCTGGCGGCCTTTGCGGTGATGGCCCGGGGCGGCTGGGTGACCCTGGCCGCGGCGGTGGCCGGGTTCATCCTGGCGCGGGAGATCCTCGTGCGAAAACTCGGGCACACCTCGTACGGCATCCTCGGAGGGACGCATGGAAATCGTAGCCATTGA
- a CDS encoding ATPase F0F1 has product MSDEHLTPSERREKAAKEYTRQVGRKEARRLKGKTQKDETIWFGLGMFGIVGWSVAIPSLVMTALGLWIDRTWPSRFSWTLMLLIMGVALGCMNAWYWVKRARQDIIKD; this is encoded by the coding sequence ATGAGTGACGAACACCTGACCCCGAGCGAACGGCGCGAGAAGGCCGCCAAGGAGTACACCCGGCAGGTGGGCCGGAAGGAGGCGCGGCGCCTCAAGGGAAAGACCCAGAAGGACGAGACGATCTGGTTCGGACTGGGGATGTTCGGCATCGTGGGGTGGTCCGTCGCGATCCCGTCCCTCGTCATGACGGCCCTCGGGCTCTGGATCGACCGGACGTGGCCCAGCCGGTTCTCGTGGACCCTGATGCTGCTCATCATGGGCGTGGCCCTCGGGTGCATGAACGCCTGGTACTGGGTGAAGAGGGCCCGGCAGGACATCATCAAAGACTAA
- a CDS encoding F0F1 ATP synthase subunit A, whose protein sequence is MEIVAIDQISPDQVILFTWGFVTINATLLYTWLIMGLLVGGSMVITKDLSTDRTMSRWQNLLEVIVGTIRAEIREIAHEGTDTYFPFIATLFLFILFSNIFTFIPGYVAPTSSLTTTAAMAIMVFVAVPMYGIAKNGIVEYLKEYFRPTFIFFPFHVMGEFSRTLALAVRLFGNLMSHEKVIAILLAVTPLFFPVIMQALGLLIGVIQAYIFAILAMVYIASATQSHEEAGHKPKKDTEAVKI, encoded by the coding sequence ATGGAAATCGTAGCCATTGACCAGATCAGCCCCGACCAGGTCATCCTCTTCACGTGGGGATTCGTCACGATCAACGCGACCCTGCTCTACACGTGGCTCATCATGGGGCTGCTCGTCGGCGGGTCCATGGTGATCACGAAGGACCTCTCTACGGACCGGACGATGAGCCGCTGGCAGAACCTGCTCGAGGTCATCGTGGGCACCATCCGCGCGGAGATCCGGGAAATCGCCCACGAGGGCACCGACACGTACTTCCCCTTCATCGCGACGCTCTTCCTCTTCATCCTGTTCTCGAACATCTTCACCTTCATCCCGGGCTACGTCGCGCCCACCTCGTCCCTGACCACGACGGCGGCCATGGCGATCATGGTCTTCGTCGCCGTCCCGATGTACGGCATCGCGAAGAACGGCATCGTGGAGTACCTGAAGGAGTACTTCCGGCCGACGTTCATCTTCTTTCCCTTCCACGTCATGGGGGAGTTCTCGAGGACCCTGGCCCTGGCCGTCCGGCTCTTCGGCAACCTGATGAGCCACGAGAAGGTCATCGCCATCCTGCTTGCCGTGACCCCGCTGTTCTTCCCGGTCATCATGCAGGCTCTGGGGCTTCTGATCGGCGTCATCCAGGCCTACATCTTTGCGATCCTGGCCATGGTGTACATCGCCTCGGCCACCCAGAGCCATGAGGAGGCGGGGCACAAACCGAAGAAAGACACGGAAGCCGTGAAAATCTAG
- a CDS encoding alternate F1F0 ATPase, F1 subunit alpha: MSIPREKEELKEFLDDTFRTMDRVLEDQHPELKEREVGIVKYVGHGIVRVGGLPNIKAEEVVLFPKNVQGLVFNIDPDEIGIILLGPSEHIVAGSEVRRTERILDVPVGEGLIGRVVDAIGRPLDNQGEVRAVKRLPVEREAPPVMARDPVTAPLQTGIKVIDALIPIGRGQRELIVGDRQTGKTAIAVDTIINQWDKNVICIYCAIGKKASDVAKVIADLRQHDAMKYTIVVVATGEDPPGLQFIAPYAATSMGEYFMSKGIDVLVVYDDLTYHARAYRELSLLLRRPPGREAFPGDIFYIHSRLLERSTHLRKEHGGGSLTSLPIVETEAQDISAYIPTNLISITDGQIYLSPRLFQKGILPPVDVGKSVSRVGGKCQLPAYRAVAGDLRISYSQFEELETFSRFGTRLDEATRRVLERGWRVREILKQPQYKPIRVAEQIAALLAITGGTLDSVPLGRIGEAEAALRKETVEKSPALCGRIEMGEKLAADDRKHLLELARAATESMKAEESHADQ, translated from the coding sequence ATGAGCATACCCAGAGAGAAGGAAGAGCTGAAGGAATTCCTCGACGACACCTTCAGGACGATGGACCGGGTCCTCGAGGATCAGCACCCGGAGCTCAAGGAGCGCGAGGTGGGGATCGTCAAGTACGTCGGCCACGGCATCGTCCGGGTCGGCGGGCTGCCCAACATCAAGGCCGAGGAGGTCGTGCTGTTTCCGAAGAACGTGCAGGGGCTCGTCTTCAACATCGACCCAGACGAGATCGGGATCATCCTCCTGGGCCCCAGCGAGCACATCGTCGCCGGCTCCGAGGTGCGCCGCACGGAGCGCATCCTCGACGTCCCCGTTGGCGAGGGCCTCATCGGCCGGGTGGTCGACGCCATCGGACGCCCGCTGGACAACCAGGGGGAAGTCCGGGCGGTCAAGCGCCTGCCCGTCGAGCGCGAGGCGCCCCCCGTCATGGCCCGAGACCCCGTCACGGCCCCCCTGCAGACGGGCATCAAGGTGATCGACGCCCTCATCCCCATCGGCCGGGGGCAGCGCGAGCTCATCGTCGGCGACCGCCAGACGGGCAAGACGGCCATCGCCGTGGACACGATCATCAACCAGTGGGACAAGAACGTCATCTGCATCTACTGCGCGATCGGCAAGAAGGCCTCCGACGTCGCCAAGGTCATCGCCGATCTGCGTCAGCACGACGCCATGAAGTACACGATCGTCGTCGTTGCGACCGGGGAGGACCCGCCGGGGCTGCAGTTCATCGCCCCCTACGCGGCCACCTCCATGGGCGAGTACTTCATGTCCAAGGGCATCGACGTGCTCGTCGTCTACGACGATTTGACCTACCACGCGCGGGCCTACCGGGAGCTGTCGCTGCTGCTCAGGCGCCCGCCCGGCCGCGAGGCCTTCCCGGGGGATATCTTCTACATCCACTCGAGGCTCCTGGAGCGCTCCACGCACCTGCGCAAGGAGCACGGCGGCGGGTCGCTCACGTCCCTGCCGATCGTCGAGACGGAGGCACAGGACATCTCGGCCTACATCCCGACGAACCTGATCTCCATCACCGACGGGCAGATCTACCTCTCGCCCCGGCTCTTCCAGAAGGGGATCCTGCCCCCCGTGGACGTGGGCAAGTCGGTCTCCCGCGTGGGGGGCAAGTGCCAGCTTCCCGCCTACCGGGCCGTCGCGGGGGACCTGCGCATCTCCTACTCGCAGTTCGAGGAACTGGAGACCTTCTCGCGGTTCGGCACGCGGCTCGACGAGGCGACACGCCGGGTGCTCGAGCGCGGCTGGCGGGTGCGCGAGATCCTAAAGCAGCCCCAGTACAAGCCCATCCGGGTGGCCGAGCAGATCGCGGCCCTGCTGGCCATCACCGGCGGCACGCTCGACTCGGTGCCTCTCGGCAGGATCGGCGAGGCGGAGGCGGCGCTGCGGAAGGAGACGGTCGAGAAATCCCCGGCGCTCTGCGGACGGATCGAGATGGGGGAGAAGCTTGCGGCGGACGACCGGAAGCACCTGCTCGAACTGGCCCGGGCCGCCACGGAATCCATGAAGGCCGAGGAGAGCCATGCAGACCAGTGA
- a CDS encoding BamA/TamA family outer membrane protein: MTVIRPTRAAALMATVTLFVLSALSCPALSSGAEDPPALYKIPGRPKVGLVLSGGGARGVAHIGVLKVLEELRVPVDFIAGTSMGSLVGGLYASGMSPGEMEKRIEAMDWEDIFRDTPTREYIPWRQKRDDFKGLLGLELGFRDGKILLPMGTTSGYKLEFLLTAFVGLEQGRASRSFDAVPIPFRAVAMDLEDGRMRVFDRGALVMAMRASMSIPAVFAPVEIDGRLYVDGGMVRNLPVDVAREAGCEVIIAVNLGTTPRRREQLTSAASVALQAINLMTDQNVRVSLGELTEKDILITPQLGEFSSSDFAAAMKTIPIGVDAARAAGDRLKALSVSEEDFRAWQSSLAARKIREVERADIRVADTMKRVNPAVIEAEIRQEPARIEAVMEGRLGPERSWLESFHKNLTTVFGRGDFERLDYRLLDDRERNTIQVEGVEKSWGPNYFKFGIGYATDFQSDPRLNAAFMYRMTWLNSLGAEWRTDARVGYVDEIHTEFYQPFTPRVGVFAAPWLDLRIAPIAYYFGSQWVGEYDVGTFRGGLDLGVQGRLGELRAGFFQGRLKTDGNFGVLSLAPSSSLVPEYNLRQGGFMGRLALDRLDNVHFPATGFSLMGSFFVTNEAFGAEDNYNKYELTFQKPFHIGRHTLTLGLSWGDSPGGTLPLYDLFQTGGFLRFSGYATDQLVGRGYHLGRLVYTYRFSDLPAPVGRGLYLGGSLEAGEVKNRFDPTTAGGTLYCGSLFFAADTILGPFHVAYGRSDDGSGSFYVLFGVGMR; encoded by the coding sequence ATGACTGTGATCAGACCGACGCGCGCAGCGGCCCTGATGGCAACGGTGACGCTCTTCGTGTTGTCCGCCCTGTCCTGCCCTGCCCTTTCAAGCGGAGCGGAAGACCCGCCGGCGCTGTACAAGATACCCGGAAGGCCGAAAGTCGGCCTCGTCCTCTCCGGCGGCGGCGCCCGGGGGGTGGCGCACATCGGCGTCCTCAAGGTTCTGGAAGAGCTCCGCGTCCCCGTCGACTTCATCGCCGGCACCAGCATGGGATCGCTGGTGGGCGGCCTCTATGCCTCCGGCATGTCGCCCGGCGAGATGGAAAAGAGGATCGAGGCCATGGACTGGGAGGACATCTTCCGCGACACCCCGACCAGGGAGTACATCCCGTGGAGGCAGAAGCGCGACGACTTCAAGGGGCTTCTGGGGCTCGAACTGGGATTCCGGGACGGGAAAATCCTCCTGCCCATGGGCACGACGTCGGGCTACAAGCTCGAATTCCTGCTGACGGCCTTCGTCGGCCTCGAGCAGGGCCGGGCCTCCCGCAGCTTTGACGCCGTCCCGATCCCCTTCCGCGCCGTGGCGATGGACCTGGAGGACGGACGCATGAGGGTCTTCGACCGAGGGGCCCTCGTGATGGCCATGCGGGCCAGCATGTCGATCCCGGCCGTCTTCGCCCCCGTGGAGATCGACGGCCGTCTCTACGTAGACGGGGGCATGGTGCGAAACCTGCCCGTCGACGTGGCCCGCGAGGCCGGCTGCGAGGTCATCATCGCCGTCAACCTGGGCACGACCCCGCGCCGGCGAGAGCAGCTCACCTCGGCGGCCTCCGTGGCCCTGCAGGCAATCAACCTGATGACGGACCAGAACGTGAGGGTTTCCCTCGGCGAGCTGACGGAGAAGGACATCCTCATCACCCCGCAGCTCGGGGAATTCAGTTCGAGCGATTTCGCGGCGGCCATGAAGACGATCCCCATCGGCGTCGATGCCGCCCGCGCCGCGGGGGACCGGCTCAAGGCCCTGAGCGTCAGCGAGGAGGATTTCAGGGCCTGGCAGTCGAGCCTCGCCGCACGGAAGATCCGAGAGGTGGAGCGTGCCGACATCCGGGTGGCCGACACGATGAAGCGCGTGAACCCCGCGGTCATCGAGGCCGAGATCCGGCAGGAGCCCGCCCGCATCGAGGCCGTGATGGAGGGGCGGCTGGGCCCCGAGAGATCCTGGCTGGAGTCCTTCCACAAAAACCTGACAACCGTTTTCGGCCGCGGGGATTTCGAGCGTCTTGATTACCGCCTGCTCGACGACAGGGAGAGAAACACCATCCAGGTGGAGGGCGTCGAGAAATCCTGGGGACCGAACTACTTCAAGTTCGGCATCGGGTACGCGACGGACTTCCAAAGCGATCCGCGCCTCAACGCCGCCTTCATGTACCGCATGACCTGGCTCAACAGCCTCGGGGCCGAGTGGCGGACAGACGCCAGGGTGGGCTATGTCGACGAGATCCACACCGAGTTCTATCAGCCCTTCACCCCCCGGGTCGGCGTCTTTGCCGCCCCCTGGCTGGATCTCAGGATAGCGCCCATCGCATACTATTTCGGCAGCCAGTGGGTCGGTGAGTACGATGTCGGCACCTTCCGCGGCGGTCTCGACCTTGGCGTGCAGGGAAGGCTGGGCGAGCTGCGCGCCGGGTTCTTCCAGGGAAGGCTGAAGACGGACGGCAATTTCGGGGTTCTGTCCCTCGCGCCGTCAAGCAGCCTGGTGCCGGAGTACAATCTCCGGCAAGGGGGGTTCATGGGGCGGCTCGCGCTCGACCGGCTCGACAATGTGCATTTTCCCGCAACGGGCTTTTCCCTGATGGGCAGTTTCTTTGTCACCAACGAGGCCTTCGGCGCCGAGGACAACTACAACAAATACGAGCTGACCTTTCAGAAACCCTTCCACATCGGCCGGCATACCCTCACCCTCGGCCTCTCCTGGGGCGACAGCCCGGGCGGCACGCTGCCGCTTTACGATCTCTTCCAGACCGGCGGCTTCCTGCGCTTCTCGGGCTATGCCACGGACCAGCTCGTCGGCAGGGGCTACCATCTGGGCCGACTGGTCTATACCTACCGCTTTTCCGACCTGCCCGCCCCGGTAGGCCGCGGGCTTTACCTCGGGGGATCGTTGGAGGCCGGTGAGGTCAAAAACCGCTTCGACCCCACGACGGCGGGCGGCACCCTGTACTGCGGCAGTCTCTTCTTCGCGGCGGACACCATCCTCGGACCGTTCCACGTCGCCTACGGCCGATCCGACGATGGGAGCGGAAGCTTCTACGTCCTTTTCGGTGTCGGCATGCGGTGA
- a CDS encoding cytidylate kinase-like family protein — protein MSMDRKVCSICAWREHCQKRFQVATDQLFNVNCPDYTRDVQIKDSEIEAKIVQEQLEKWQREKKPVNEYTITISRQAGAGGSEIARLLAQKTKMDLMAGQIIQHVAESSKMSTKVVETLDEKAMTTMESWINSMFVSRHLWPSEYLKHLTRVIATIGKHGNAIIVGRGAGHILPPETTFRVRIVAPLEYRIQSMMRIRNLSRPDAEKYIEKRDGDRIAFVKKYFQADAMDPLNYDLVINTEKLGIEGAVDTILIAFRDWTKRVEEKKPAAARRAKAH, from the coding sequence ATGAGCATGGACCGGAAAGTTTGTTCCATCTGCGCCTGGCGCGAGCACTGCCAGAAGCGTTTCCAGGTCGCCACGGACCAGCTGTTCAACGTCAACTGTCCCGATTACACGCGGGACGTGCAGATCAAGGACAGCGAGATCGAGGCGAAGATCGTCCAGGAGCAGCTGGAGAAGTGGCAGCGGGAGAAGAAGCCGGTCAACGAGTACACCATCACGATCTCGAGGCAGGCCGGGGCAGGCGGCAGCGAGATCGCGCGGCTACTGGCCCAGAAGACGAAAATGGACCTCATGGCCGGGCAGATCATCCAGCACGTGGCCGAGAGCTCCAAGATGAGCACGAAGGTCGTCGAGACGCTGGACGAGAAGGCCATGACGACCATGGAGAGCTGGATCAACTCCATGTTCGTCTCCCGGCACCTCTGGCCGAGCGAATACCTGAAGCACCTCACGAGGGTCATCGCCACGATCGGCAAGCACGGCAACGCGATCATCGTGGGGCGCGGCGCCGGCCACATCCTGCCGCCGGAGACGACGTTCCGGGTCAGGATCGTCGCGCCGCTCGAGTACCGAATCCAGAGCATGATGCGGATCCGCAACCTGTCACGCCCCGACGCGGAGAAGTACATCGAGAAGCGCGACGGGGACCGCATCGCCTTCGTGAAGAAGTATTTCCAGGCCGACGCCATGGACCCGCTGAACTACGATCTCGTGATCAACACGGAGAAACTCGGAATCGAGGGAGCCGTGGACACGATCCTGATCGCGTTCCGCGACTGGACGAAGAGGGTTGAAGAAAAGAAACCCGCCGCTGCGAGACGGGCCAAGGCGCACTGA
- a CDS encoding tetratricopeptide repeat protein — translation MKDRLADILGITDIPAGSKREPANGWSGRDPSPESLAEIQISPPAFGPEADARIEQSGGMVPDEAIAAFRRANAYFAVRNYGRAVSDYTRALEHAPRSPEIYFNRAIAHERAGRYSKAVEDYTSAVTVDPQYVKAYCNRASLCWSQGDREQALEDMKRAARLGLREMQSYLKSKGIDW, via the coding sequence ATGAAAGATCGACTCGCCGACATCCTGGGGATTACGGACATACCGGCCGGTTCGAAACGGGAACCGGCTAACGGCTGGTCCGGGCGCGACCCGTCGCCGGAGAGCCTTGCCGAGATCCAGATCAGCCCCCCGGCCTTTGGGCCCGAGGCGGATGCCCGCATCGAGCAGTCCGGCGGCATGGTCCCTGACGAGGCCATCGCCGCCTTCCGTAGGGCCAACGCCTACTTCGCCGTGAGGAACTACGGGCGCGCCGTGAGCGACTACACGAGGGCCCTGGAGCATGCCCCGCGGTCGCCGGAAATCTACTTCAACCGGGCCATCGCGCACGAGAGGGCAGGCCGGTATTCGAAGGCCGTCGAAGACTACACCAGCGCCGTCACGGTCGATCCCCAGTACGTCAAGGCCTACTGCAACCGGGCGTCCCTGTGCTGGTCGCAGGGGGACAGGGAACAGGCCCTGGAGGACATGAAGAGGGCGGCGAGGCTCGGTCTGCGGGAGATGCAGTCGTATCTGAAATCCAAGGGCATCGACTGGTAA
- a CDS encoding OsmC family protein yields the protein MAIVTFRAESILREGLSVENRAGKFTVLMDEPETLRGTDTGMNPVEMLLCCLGACQCIVARLFAKARKIQVQDFRVELEGDLDPDGFLRGKDGVRAGLHEIRYTVHIKTDADEEKVREFIEFVKSRCPVNDSLLGHVPIVQKGILIER from the coding sequence ATGGCGATCGTCACGTTCCGAGCCGAATCGATTCTCAGGGAGGGCCTTTCCGTGGAGAACCGGGCGGGCAAGTTCACGGTCCTCATGGACGAGCCCGAGACACTGCGGGGGACAGACACGGGGATGAACCCTGTCGAGATGCTGCTGTGCTGCCTGGGGGCCTGCCAGTGCATCGTGGCACGCCTGTTTGCCAAGGCCCGGAAGATCCAGGTCCAGGACTTCCGCGTCGAGCTGGAGGGCGACCTGGATCCGGACGGGTTTCTGAGGGGCAAGGACGGCGTCAGGGCCGGGCTCCACGAGATCCGCTACACCGTTCACATCAAGACGGACGCGGATGAGGAAAAGGTCCGGGAATTCATCGAGTTCGTCAAGAGTCGATGTCCCGTCAACGATTCCCTGCTCGGGCACGTGCCCATCGTGCAGAAGGGGATCCTCATCGAGAGGTGA
- a CDS encoding F0F1 ATP synthase subunit C — MDSMSIVAMASIITAGICMGIGAIGPGFGMGRAVQGALNSIAQQPDERNSLTRTLFVGLAMIESIAIYCFVISMILVFANPFWTYVMKKAGG, encoded by the coding sequence ATGGACAGCATGAGCATTGTGGCAATGGCGTCGATCATTACGGCGGGAATTTGCATGGGAATCGGAGCGATCGGCCCCGGGTTCGGCATGGGGCGGGCCGTCCAGGGTGCGTTGAACTCGATCGCGCAGCAGCCCGACGAGCGCAACTCGCTGACCCGCACCCTCTTCGTCGGTCTGGCCATGATCGAGTCCATCGCGATCTACTGCTTCGTGATCTCGATGATCCTGGTCTTCGCGAACCCGTTCTGGACGTACGTGATGAAAAAAGCAGGAGGCTGA
- a CDS encoding F0F1 ATP synthase subunit beta, producing MEHRGTVVSVRGSVVDVRFPDRLPEIRHVLRAGDDNRIRIEVTAHLNANVVRGIALTPTQGLSRGSSVLDTEQPFRVPIGKGLLGRVFNVFGEVIDNGPPVEAAETRPIHREPVPITQQSTVSEIFETGIKALDVLSPLERGGKAGLFGGAGVGKTVLLTELIHNVVSGHEGISIFCGIGERCREGEELYREMKEAGVLKNTVMVFGQMNEPPGARFRVGHTALTMAEYFRDDERQDVLLMMDNIFRFIQAGQEVSGLMGLLPSRLGYQPTLASDLAELEERICNTTTGAITSIQAVYVPADDFTDPSASHTFSHLTASIVLSRKRASEGFYPAVDLLQSGSKMLMPNIAGERHYRIAQEVRRNLTIYEELKDIIAMLGINELSREDQRTVFRARRLERFFTQPFFTTEQFIGKPGRMVTREQALEGCERILNDEFADYPESALYMIGTIDEAKKDEA from the coding sequence GTGGAACACAGAGGCACCGTAGTATCCGTCAGAGGCAGCGTCGTCGACGTGCGGTTTCCCGACCGTCTGCCGGAGATCCGTCACGTGCTGCGGGCGGGCGACGACAACCGGATCCGGATCGAGGTCACCGCCCATCTCAACGCCAACGTCGTCCGGGGGATCGCCCTGACCCCCACCCAGGGTCTCTCCCGGGGGTCGTCCGTCCTGGACACGGAACAGCCCTTCCGGGTGCCCATCGGCAAAGGCCTTCTGGGCCGCGTGTTCAACGTCTTCGGGGAGGTGATCGACAACGGGCCGCCCGTCGAGGCGGCCGAAACACGCCCTATCCACCGGGAGCCCGTCCCGATCACCCAGCAGTCAACCGTGTCGGAGATCTTTGAGACGGGCATCAAGGCCCTCGACGTGCTTTCGCCCCTCGAGCGCGGGGGCAAGGCGGGGCTCTTCGGGGGTGCCGGCGTGGGCAAGACGGTTCTTCTCACCGAGCTGATCCACAACGTCGTGAGCGGCCACGAGGGGATCAGCATCTTCTGCGGCATCGGGGAGCGGTGCCGGGAGGGCGAGGAGCTCTACCGCGAGATGAAGGAGGCGGGGGTCCTCAAGAACACGGTCATGGTCTTCGGGCAGATGAACGAGCCGCCGGGGGCCCGCTTCCGCGTCGGCCACACGGCGCTCACGATGGCCGAGTATTTCCGGGACGACGAGCGCCAGGACGTGCTCCTCATGATGGACAACATCTTCCGGTTCATCCAGGCCGGGCAGGAGGTCTCGGGCCTCATGGGGCTTCTGCCCTCGCGCCTGGGGTACCAGCCGACGCTGGCCTCCGACCTCGCCGAGCTCGAGGAGCGGATCTGCAACACCACGACGGGCGCCATCACCTCCATCCAGGCCGTCTACGTGCCGGCGGACGACTTCACGGACCCTTCGGCCTCGCACACCTTCAGCCACCTGACGGCCTCCATCGTGCTGTCCCGCAAGCGGGCGAGCGAGGGGTTCTACCCGGCCGTGGACCTCCTGCAGTCGGGCTCGAAGATGCTCATGCCCAACATCGCCGGCGAGCGGCACTACCGGATCGCCCAGGAGGTCCGCCGCAACCTCACGATCTACGAGGAGCTCAAGGACATCATCGCCATGCTCGGGATCAACGAGCTGTCCCGGGAGGACCAGCGGACGGTCTTCCGGGCGCGGCGCCTGGAGCGGTTCTTCACGCAGCCCTTCTTCACGACGGAGCAGTTCATCGGCAAGCCCGGACGCATGGTCACCCGCGAGCAGGCCCTCGAGGGCTGCGAGCGGATCCTCAACGACGAGTTCGCCGATTACCCCGAGAGCGCGCTGTACATGATCGGAACGATCGACGAGGCGAAGAAAGATGAGGCTTAA
- a CDS encoding F0F1 ATP synthase subunit gamma, whose amino-acid sequence MQTSEALKRKIQSAQDLLGVVKTMKALAAVSIRQYQKAVESLAEYNRTVEMGLQVVLKQSRGSFAPLRASSAKRLGVIVFGSDQGLCGQLNNIIAAHAVEGMKAQAVPKENCIVIAVGVRVADILEDSGYRVLEVLSTPGSTGGITPMVQDITTLLEDWRFKRQIQNMVLYYNEYLSGANYRPKTLKLLPVDREWLKNLERRKWESRTIPTFTMDWQTIFRALIREYLFVSLYRAFAESLASENASRLAAMQSAEKNIEERLEELFGQFHRQRQSTITEELLDIVSGFEALGGAEQAVKAG is encoded by the coding sequence ATGCAGACCAGTGAGGCGCTGAAGCGGAAAATCCAGAGTGCACAGGACCTTCTCGGGGTCGTCAAGACCATGAAGGCGCTGGCCGCCGTGAGCATCCGGCAGTACCAGAAGGCCGTCGAGTCGCTTGCGGAGTACAACCGCACCGTCGAGATGGGGCTCCAGGTCGTCCTCAAGCAAAGCCGGGGCAGTTTCGCACCCCTGCGCGCATCGTCGGCGAAGCGGCTCGGCGTCATCGTCTTCGGCTCAGACCAGGGGCTCTGCGGCCAGCTCAACAACATCATCGCCGCCCACGCCGTCGAGGGGATGAAGGCCCAGGCGGTACCGAAAGAGAACTGCATCGTCATCGCCGTAGGCGTCCGCGTGGCCGACATCCTCGAAGACTCGGGGTACCGGGTCCTCGAGGTCCTCAGCACGCCGGGCTCGACGGGCGGCATCACGCCCATGGTCCAGGACATCACGACGCTGCTGGAAGACTGGCGCTTCAAGCGCCAGATCCAGAACATGGTCCTTTACTACAACGAGTACCTCTCGGGGGCGAACTACCGGCCGAAGACGCTCAAGCTTCTGCCCGTCGACCGGGAATGGCTGAAAAACCTGGAGAGGAGGAAATGGGAATCCAGGACGATCCCGACGTTCACCATGGACTGGCAGACGATCTTCCGGGCGCTCATCCGGGAGTACCTCTTCGTCTCGCTCTACCGGGCCTTCGCCGAGTCGCTGGCGAGCGAGAACGCGAGCCGGCTGGCGGCGATGCAGAGCGCCGAGAAGAACATCGAGGAGCGTCTCGAGGAACTCTTCGGCCAGTTCCACCGGCAGCGGCAGAGCACGATCACCGAAGAGCTGCTCGACATCGTGAGCGGATTCGAGGCCCTCGGCGGGGCGGAGCAGGCCGTCAAGGCGGGATGA
- a CDS encoding F0F1 ATP synthase subunit epsilon, whose product MRLKILLPAEVFLVEEVSKVVAEAENGFFCLLPQHVDFTAALVPSVLSYQAGGREHYLAVDVGTIVKKGPEVLVSVRSAAQSDELGTLKDIVTRQFEELDEREKKARSSAAKLELDLLRRFMELREYE is encoded by the coding sequence ATGAGGCTTAAGATCCTGCTGCCCGCCGAGGTGTTTCTCGTCGAGGAGGTCTCGAAGGTGGTCGCCGAGGCCGAGAACGGGTTCTTCTGCCTGCTGCCCCAGCACGTCGACTTCACGGCGGCCCTCGTGCCGAGCGTCCTGTCGTACCAGGCGGGCGGCCGGGAGCACTACCTGGCCGTCGACGTGGGGACCATCGTCAAGAAGGGGCCGGAGGTCCTCGTGTCGGTCCGCAGCGCGGCGCAGAGCGACGAGCTGGGGACCCTGAAGGACATCGTGACGCGGCAGTTCGAGGAACTCGACGAGCGGGAGAAGAAGGCGCGGTCCTCCGCGGCGAAACTGGAGCTCGACCTGCTCCGGAGATTCATGGAGTTGAGGGAGTATGAGTGA
- a CDS encoding helix-turn-helix transcriptional regulator codes for MDLLQFSESLKREIIERKEAEQKLRKRERELKRKTRSLQEVNTAMKVLLDQREKDRREVEDMILNNVKELLAPYLEKLKKTKLTDIQLAHVRVLEANLENIISPFLKNLHAKHLNLTPKEIRVASLIKEGRTTKEIAELLGMSVAAVEFHRNNIRRKLGLRNKKANLVSHLAAM; via the coding sequence ATGGACCTGCTGCAGTTCTCGGAGTCCCTGAAGCGGGAAATCATCGAGCGCAAGGAGGCCGAGCAGAAGCTCCGCAAGCGGGAGCGCGAGCTGAAGAGAAAGACCCGGAGCCTGCAGGAGGTCAACACCGCCATGAAGGTGCTCCTGGACCAGAGGGAGAAAGACCGCCGCGAGGTCGAGGACATGATCCTCAACAACGTGAAGGAGCTGCTGGCGCCCTACCTGGAAAAGCTCAAGAAGACAAAGCTGACCGATATCCAGCTGGCCCACGTCCGGGTCCTGGAGGCGAACCTGGAGAACATCATCTCGCCGTTCCTCAAGAACCTGCACGCGAAGCACCTGAACCTCACCCCCAAGGAAATCCGGGTGGCCTCCCTGATCAAGGAGGGCCGGACGACCAAGGAGATTGCGGAGCTGCTCGGCATGTCCGTTGCGGCCGTTGAATTCCACCGCAACAACATCCGCAGGAAACTGGGCCTGCGCAACAAGAAGGCCAACCTCGTCTCCCACCTCGCCGCGATGTAG